In one bacterium genomic region, the following are encoded:
- a CDS encoding hydantoinase/oxoprolinase family protein, with protein sequence MNRYRLAVDTGGTFCDFVLLDEATGRLTVRKVPSSPDAPARAIFQGVDAVEAPAADIVLFLHGTTVGTNALLEGKVARTGLLVTRGFRGILEVGEQARPYGRPTFDLLFDRPPSLCPPRRTAEVDERVGARGEVLRPLDAASVDRAIERLEAEGVDAAAVCFLFSFLRPEHEREAVARLRARHPEWWVTASSEVLPQIREYYRFSTAVANAALGPQLSRYMTALDAGLRARGLARALRLVMQSNGGTATFAQAARVPVTTVLSGPAAGVTAAAAIGLRAGCENVISFDMGGTSCDVALIERGRPNITTRGAVAGRPIAVPMLDIHSVSAGGGTLARVDGLGALRVGPESAGADPGPAAYGRGGATPTVTDADVVLGYLNPERFLGGGVRLDPIAAARALEEQVADPLGLPLAEAAAGVVRLINVQMAEAVRSISTERGYDVSAFPLVAFGGAGPVHAAFVAHDLGIPQIIVPPHPGATSAFGLLLSDVRRDYVRSQLSGLDAVARAEVEGALADLGRQATEDLAREGFGPDARRCDFALDLRYAGQGYELTVPVPAGKFPATEVRAAFDRLHEERFGHAAPNQPVELVSYRCQGIGLVPQPPAPRLNALPGTPDSRARRGARRAWFDGWVDTPLYDRERLGAGDELSGPAIIEQYDSTIVVPPGFRLRCDVSGNVVLTA encoded by the coding sequence CCTCCCCCGATGCGCCGGCGCGGGCGATCTTTCAAGGGGTCGATGCGGTCGAAGCGCCGGCGGCCGACATCGTCCTGTTCCTGCACGGGACGACCGTCGGCACAAACGCCCTGCTCGAGGGTAAGGTCGCCCGGACGGGCCTGCTCGTGACGCGGGGCTTCCGTGGAATCTTGGAGGTCGGGGAGCAGGCACGCCCCTACGGGCGGCCGACGTTCGACCTGCTCTTCGATCGGCCGCCTTCCCTCTGCCCGCCCCGCCGGACGGCCGAGGTGGACGAGCGCGTCGGTGCGCGCGGCGAGGTGCTCCGCCCCCTCGACGCCGCCTCGGTAGACCGGGCGATCGAGCGTTTGGAAGCCGAGGGAGTCGACGCCGCGGCCGTATGCTTCCTCTTTTCGTTCCTGAGGCCGGAGCATGAACGGGAGGCGGTGGCGCGCCTGCGCGCACGCCATCCTGAGTGGTGGGTGACGGCCTCGTCGGAGGTGCTGCCTCAGATCCGTGAGTACTACCGCTTCTCGACGGCGGTCGCCAACGCCGCCCTCGGCCCGCAACTCAGCCGCTACATGACCGCGCTGGATGCGGGCCTGCGGGCCCGCGGTCTGGCACGCGCGCTGCGTCTCGTCATGCAATCGAACGGGGGGACAGCTACGTTTGCCCAGGCCGCCCGCGTCCCGGTGACGACGGTGCTCTCCGGCCCGGCGGCCGGCGTCACGGCTGCTGCGGCGATCGGCCTTCGTGCGGGCTGCGAGAACGTCATCAGCTTCGATATGGGCGGCACCTCCTGCGATGTGGCGCTCATCGAGAGGGGCCGTCCGAACATCACCACACGGGGTGCGGTGGCGGGCCGGCCGATCGCGGTACCGATGCTCGACATTCACAGCGTCAGCGCCGGCGGCGGGACGCTGGCGCGTGTCGACGGCCTCGGGGCTCTGCGGGTGGGTCCGGAGAGCGCGGGCGCCGATCCGGGCCCGGCCGCCTACGGGCGCGGCGGCGCGACGCCGACGGTCACCGACGCCGACGTGGTCCTCGGCTACCTCAACCCCGAGCGATTCCTCGGCGGCGGCGTGCGCCTCGATCCGATCGCGGCGGCGCGGGCACTAGAGGAACAGGTGGCCGATCCGCTCGGCCTGCCCCTGGCCGAGGCGGCCGCGGGGGTGGTGCGGCTCATCAACGTGCAGATGGCCGAGGCGGTACGGTCCATCTCCACCGAACGCGGCTACGACGTCAGCGCCTTTCCCCTGGTGGCGTTCGGCGGGGCCGGACCGGTGCACGCGGCGTTCGTCGCGCATGATCTCGGCATCCCCCAGATCATCGTCCCTCCGCATCCCGGCGCCACCTCGGCGTTCGGCCTCTTGCTCTCCGACGTGCGCCGTGACTACGTGCGCTCGCAGCTCAGCGGGCTGGACGCCGTGGCGCGCGCGGAAGTGGAAGGGGCCCTGGCGGACCTCGGGAGACAGGCCACAGAGGATCTCGCGCGCGAGGGATTCGGACCGGATGCGCGGCGCTGCGACTTCGCCCTCGACCTTCGCTACGCCGGACAGGGGTACGAGCTCACGGTCCCCGTCCCGGCGGGGAAGTTCCCGGCGACCGAGGTGCGTGCCGCCTTCGACCGCCTGCACGAGGAGCGGTTCGGCCACGCGGCTCCGAACCAGCCGGTCGAGCTGGTGAGTTATCGCTGCCAGGGCATCGGGTTGGTGCCGCAGCCACCCGCTCCAAGACTGAACGCGCTCCCGGGCACGCCCGATTCTCGAGCCCGCCGCGGTGCACGGCGCGCCTGGTTCGATGGCTGGGTCGACACGCCGCTGTACGATCGGGAGCGCCTCGGCGCCGGCGATGAGCTCTCCGGCCCTGCCATCATCGAGCAGTACGACTCGACGATCGTCGTGCCGCCGGGCTTCCGGCTGCGCTGCGACGTGAGCGGGAACGTGGTGCTGACGGCATGA
- a CDS encoding hydantoinase B/oxoprolinase family protein produces the protein MIDPVTVEVLRARLDGIVREMQQALFRTGYSTAVRESHDASCALLDEAGEVIAQHTVLPLHLGAFPACVQGVLRRYPRPELSAGDVFVINHPYEGGSPHALDVAVLTPILSQGALVGFAGSIAHKPDIGGSVPGSGSGRAQEIYQEGLHLPAVRWTPEVECIFAANSRTPELVTGDVRGQIGATRLGERRLLALLDASGAHTFRAATQALAERTLRAVRRAVAAWPDGVYRAEGQIDDDGITIGRPVSIRLAVEIAGDRIRFDWSESDRQTRGPANIRPPLVRAVCYYCLKVLIDPELPVNRGLAEAVETTFRPGTLLDPRSPAPVSSYMATAQICTEVVLRALGQVAGVQRIAESGGTGGIVLGWADGRVQYELFGSAFGARAGRDGVNAVAVHVGNSRATPVEILESEFPVRLRKFELRADSGGAGRWRGGLGAVREYELLDNARLSARMDRHTTSPRGLDGGHPGRPGALIVNPGTEERRLPARSGDVEVRAGDILRLERPGGGGLGDPAQRDPASLAADLLDGYVTLEEAARHYRYRPGERRDG, from the coding sequence ATGATCGATCCGGTGACGGTGGAGGTGCTCCGGGCGAGGCTCGACGGCATCGTGCGCGAGATGCAGCAGGCGCTCTTTCGGACCGGGTATTCGACGGCCGTGCGCGAATCCCATGACGCCTCCTGCGCGCTCCTCGATGAGGCAGGCGAGGTCATCGCCCAGCACACGGTGCTGCCGCTGCACCTCGGCGCGTTTCCCGCCTGCGTCCAAGGCGTGCTGCGCCGCTACCCCCGTCCGGAGCTGAGCGCGGGCGACGTCTTCGTCATCAATCACCCCTACGAGGGAGGAAGTCCCCATGCGCTCGATGTGGCCGTCCTCACGCCCATTCTTTCCCAGGGCGCGCTCGTCGGGTTCGCCGGGTCGATTGCGCACAAGCCCGACATCGGCGGGAGCGTTCCGGGATCGGGCTCCGGCCGGGCGCAGGAGATCTACCAGGAAGGGCTGCACCTCCCCGCAGTCCGGTGGACGCCCGAGGTCGAGTGTATCTTCGCCGCCAACAGCCGCACGCCCGAGTTGGTGACCGGCGATGTGCGCGGGCAGATCGGGGCGACGCGGCTCGGGGAGCGACGTCTTCTGGCCCTGCTCGACGCCTCTGGTGCCCACACGTTCAGAGCCGCCACGCAGGCGCTGGCCGAACGGACCCTGCGGGCGGTGCGACGGGCGGTCGCCGCCTGGCCGGATGGCGTCTACCGCGCCGAAGGGCAGATTGACGATGACGGCATCACCATCGGGCGGCCCGTCAGCATCCGTCTGGCCGTTGAGATCGCCGGCGACCGCATCCGGTTCGACTGGTCGGAGTCCGATCGCCAGACACGCGGTCCCGCGAACATCCGGCCGCCGCTGGTCCGGGCCGTCTGCTATTACTGTCTCAAAGTCCTGATCGACCCCGAGCTGCCTGTCAACCGCGGCCTCGCAGAGGCAGTCGAGACAACGTTTCGGCCGGGTACGCTGCTCGACCCCCGGTCCCCGGCCCCGGTGAGCTCGTATATGGCGACGGCGCAGATCTGCACCGAGGTGGTGCTCCGGGCCCTCGGCCAGGTGGCCGGCGTGCAGCGCATCGCGGAGAGCGGAGGAACCGGCGGCATCGTCCTCGGCTGGGCGGACGGCCGGGTGCAGTACGAACTGTTCGGTTCGGCCTTCGGCGCGCGCGCGGGGCGCGACGGAGTGAACGCCGTGGCCGTGCACGTCGGCAACAGCCGCGCCACGCCGGTGGAGATCCTGGAAAGCGAGTTTCCGGTCCGCCTGCGCAAGTTCGAACTCCGGGCCGACTCAGGGGGCGCGGGCCGCTGGCGAGGTGGACTCGGCGCCGTGCGCGAGTACGAGCTTCTCGACAACGCACGCCTCTCGGCGCGAATGGACCGGCACACCACCAGCCCGCGCGGCCTCGACGGCGGACACCCGGGGCGGCCGGGGGCGCTGATCGTCAACCCCGGGACAGAGGAGCGGCGCCTACCGGCCCGCAGCGGCGATGTGGAGGTACGCGCCGGCGATATTCTACGCCTCGAGCGACCCGGCGGCGGCGGCCTGGGTGATCCGGCGCAGCGCGATCCCGCGTCGCTCGCCGCCGATCTGCTCGACGGCTATGTCACCCTCGAAGAGGCCGCGCGCCATTACCGATATCGTCCAGGAGAAAGGAGAGACGGATGA
- a CDS encoding SDR family oxidoreductase: MKLEGRVAIVTGAGRNIGEAIAFLFAHEGARVAIADMDRGRAGMVADRINAIRAGAALPFVCDVSEKDDVRGMVAAVVARFGHIDVLVNNVAITDRKTVLELDEDEWDRVLRVTLTSVFLCSKHVGRQMVHQDRGGSIINMASTSGHRGRPNATAYTAAKGGVLNLTRSLAIQLAPYRIRVNSLTPNRIGSPVGEDSVREGGSVKNLVGRNGVPLDAAKAALFLASDDAEFITAADLLVDGGALAAAGF; the protein is encoded by the coding sequence ATGAAGCTGGAGGGCCGGGTCGCGATTGTCACGGGGGCGGGGCGGAATATCGGGGAAGCGATCGCCTTCCTGTTTGCCCATGAGGGTGCGCGGGTGGCCATCGCCGATATGGATCGGGGCCGAGCGGGCATGGTGGCCGATCGCATCAACGCGATCCGTGCGGGCGCCGCCCTGCCGTTCGTCTGCGATGTCTCGGAGAAGGACGATGTGCGGGGGATGGTCGCGGCGGTGGTGGCGCGCTTCGGCCACATCGATGTGCTGGTGAACAACGTCGCCATCACGGACCGCAAGACCGTCCTGGAGCTCGACGAAGACGAATGGGATCGGGTCCTGCGCGTCACCTTGACCAGCGTCTTTTTGTGCAGCAAGCACGTGGGCAGGCAGATGGTTCACCAGGACCGCGGTGGGAGCATCATCAATATGGCCTCCACGTCCGGCCACCGGGGCCGGCCGAACGCCACGGCCTACACCGCGGCCAAGGGCGGAGTGCTCAACCTCACGCGGTCGCTGGCCATCCAGCTCGCCCCCTATCGGATCCGCGTGAACTCGCTGACGCCGAACCGAATTGGCTCGCCGGTCGGCGAGGACAGCGTGCGGGAGGGCGGCAGCGTCAAGAACCTTGTGGGACGCAATGGGGTTCCTCTCGACGCCGCCAAGGCGGCCCTCTTCCTAGCCTCCGACGACGCGGAGTTCATCACCGCGGCGGACCTCCTCGTCGACGGCGGCGCACTGGCCGCTGCAGGCTTCTGA
- a CDS encoding ABC transporter substrate-binding protein: MTGTSRTGRAAWLWCVLVVAAVAAGPSAPWSAGTPAPGGPAAQTATAPPALIRVTIAVPSVSDPFTDVYLARDLGIFARHRLDVQIVSMKPPTAFAALQAGEIDFWTGAGSGAKAAETGRPLRVVFLASKAPVMLVVGAKDVTALAQLRGGAVAVKAPLDTTSLVTEYLLRRAGVAPGSYTLLYVGTTGAQVGVLQKGLAAAATVEVGPALRLEKEGYKVIGNSLTTMRLFGAGLVTSLAEIRTKPDVIRRAVAAERDALRVILTRKDAVVAVLQHDFHSSPSEASQIYDLLKDTWNPTGIPPAEAVRTEIQLDTEVLQESHAGPNRPLRESDFTDLQFVQGGGG, encoded by the coding sequence ATGACGGGGACGTCCAGGACAGGCCGCGCTGCCTGGCTCTGGTGTGTGCTGGTCGTTGCCGCCGTCGCGGCCGGTCCGAGCGCGCCGTGGTCGGCGGGCACGCCGGCGCCAGGTGGGCCGGCCGCGCAGACAGCGACGGCGCCGCCCGCCCTGATTCGGGTCACCATCGCCGTGCCCTCGGTGTCTGATCCCTTCACGGACGTCTACCTGGCGCGGGACCTGGGGATTTTCGCCCGGCACCGATTGGACGTCCAGATCGTCTCGATGAAGCCGCCGACAGCGTTCGCGGCGCTCCAAGCCGGAGAGATTGACTTCTGGACCGGCGCGGGCTCGGGGGCCAAGGCGGCCGAGACGGGCCGCCCCCTGCGGGTCGTGTTTCTCGCCAGCAAGGCCCCCGTCATGCTCGTGGTGGGCGCGAAAGACGTGACGGCGCTCGCACAGCTGCGCGGCGGAGCCGTTGCGGTCAAAGCGCCGCTCGACACCACGAGCCTCGTGACGGAATACCTGCTGCGGCGCGCGGGAGTCGCTCCGGGATCCTACACGCTCCTCTACGTCGGAACGACGGGAGCGCAGGTGGGCGTGCTCCAGAAAGGGCTGGCCGCCGCGGCAACCGTCGAGGTGGGCCCCGCGTTGAGGCTGGAGAAAGAGGGCTACAAAGTCATCGGGAATTCCCTGACCACGATGCGCCTCTTCGGCGCGGGACTCGTCACGTCGCTCGCCGAGATCCGCACAAAGCCGGACGTGATCCGGCGTGCCGTGGCGGCGGAGCGGGACGCGCTCCGCGTGATCCTCACCCGCAAGGACGCGGTCGTCGCCGTGCTCCAGCACGACTTCCACAGCTCTCCGAGCGAGGCGTCCCAAATTTACGACCTGCTGAAGGACACGTGGAATCCGACCGGAATCCCGCCCGCGGAAGCGGTCCGGACCGAGATCCAGCTCGACACCGAGGTGTTACAGGAGTCGCACGCGGGCCCGAACAGGCCTCTGCGGGAGAGCGACTTTACCGACCTGCAGTTTGTGCAGGGTGGCGGCGGGTGA
- a CDS encoding Rieske (2Fe-2S) protein — translation MTEAVAEGGITGVEIFVARAGEIGEGERKLVRVEEWMVGVFRWRGRYYAYKNRCAHQGGPVCLGVLLGKVEAVLSADRDVIGERFSEQEMHLVCPWHGYEYEISTGICAAAPELRLTAYPVVEREDGVYVRI, via the coding sequence GTGACCGAGGCGGTCGCAGAGGGCGGTATCACGGGCGTGGAGATTTTCGTGGCGCGGGCCGGCGAGATCGGGGAGGGAGAGCGGAAGCTCGTCCGCGTAGAGGAGTGGATGGTGGGCGTCTTCCGCTGGCGCGGCCGCTACTACGCCTACAAGAACCGCTGCGCCCATCAGGGAGGGCCGGTGTGCCTGGGGGTGCTGCTCGGCAAGGTGGAGGCCGTGCTGAGCGCCGACCGGGACGTGATCGGAGAACGGTTCTCCGAGCAGGAGATGCACCTGGTCTGCCCGTGGCACGGGTACGAGTATGAGATCTCAACGGGGATCTGCGCCGCCGCCCCCGAGCTTCGGTTGACGGCGTACCCCGTGGTCGAACGCGAGGATGGGGTCTATGTGCGGATCTGA
- a CDS encoding amidohydrolase family protein, with product MPEPITAEALRTAALKGRDHAMDVGRLLENAAIEASARAYSTFPIVDVDAHHYDSTYAPWTEIVSYIEDPVIRRRAEVSTGPAGAAGSILPRGPVGDRTVGGRIQRYGLSAAEKAAEPRTPDIGVVKRAMDAVGIDYAMLFPTALINMGILPEVDVQVALHRAYARWITERVLPDEPRLLTMIALPFNDPDACHRMVQEFGDRRGVVGYVVGSTFHRPVHHRHYSRVYAAIEERGMPLAFHSTYNWQDRLTEQFNKFLSAHGVGRTLYNIVHLTNLVINGIPERFPRLKLIWMESGLSWIPFLMQRLDNEYLMRSSEAPLLKKLPSDYMREFYYTAQPLERSNLEFLEATFRAIRADTQLLYASDYPHWDFDLPSAIYDLPFLSNPVRRRILGQNAIELFRLPNAKAAAPVSTKVNT from the coding sequence ATGCCGGAGCCGATCACAGCGGAGGCGCTCAGGACGGCGGCGCTCAAGGGCCGGGACCACGCGATGGACGTGGGCCGGCTGCTGGAGAACGCTGCCATCGAAGCATCGGCGCGTGCCTACTCGACCTTCCCGATTGTCGACGTGGATGCCCATCATTACGACTCGACCTATGCCCCCTGGACGGAGATCGTCTCCTACATCGAGGACCCGGTCATCCGCCGGCGTGCCGAGGTCTCCACCGGCCCGGCCGGGGCGGCCGGATCGATCCTGCCCCGCGGACCCGTCGGCGACCGCACGGTGGGGGGACGCATCCAGCGCTACGGGCTGAGCGCCGCGGAGAAAGCGGCCGAACCGCGTACCCCCGACATCGGTGTGGTCAAGCGCGCCATGGACGCCGTGGGAATCGATTATGCCATGCTCTTCCCTACTGCGCTCATCAACATGGGCATCCTCCCCGAGGTCGATGTGCAGGTGGCGCTCCACCGTGCCTACGCGCGGTGGATCACGGAACGGGTTCTGCCCGACGAGCCGCGGCTCTTGACGATGATCGCCTTACCCTTCAACGATCCAGACGCGTGCCACCGGATGGTGCAGGAGTTCGGCGACCGGCGGGGCGTGGTCGGGTACGTTGTCGGCAGCACGTTCCACCGGCCGGTCCATCATCGACACTACTCGCGGGTGTATGCCGCCATCGAGGAGCGCGGGATGCCGCTCGCCTTCCATTCCACGTACAACTGGCAGGACCGACTCACGGAACAATTCAACAAGTTCCTGTCCGCCCACGGCGTCGGCCGGACCCTCTATAACATCGTCCACCTGACCAACCTGGTGATCAACGGCATCCCGGAGCGCTTCCCGCGTCTCAAACTGATCTGGATGGAAAGCGGCCTCAGCTGGATCCCTTTCCTCATGCAGCGGCTGGACAACGAGTATCTGATGCGGTCGTCGGAGGCTCCCCTGCTGAAGAAGCTGCCCAGCGACTACATGCGGGAATTCTATTACACCGCGCAGCCGCTGGAACGGTCGAACTTGGAGTTTCTGGAAGCGACCTTTCGCGCCATCCGCGCCGACACGCAGCTGCTCTACGCGTCGGATTACCCTCACTGGGACTTTGACCTGCCGAGCGCGATCTACGATCTTCCCTTCCTTTCCAACCCGGTGCGGCGGCGGATCCTGGGGCAGAACGCCATCGAGCTCTTCCGCCTCCCGAATGCGAAGGCGGCCGCGCCGGTCTCGACGAAGGTAAACACGTGA
- a CDS encoding ABC transporter ATP-binding protein, with translation MSPKLEAIDVTVRYENPRTGVTTLALERFTVDVQPGEFLCLVGPSGCGKTTFLYCLDGLLPLTEGRILLDGKPIAGPGRDRAMVFQSPSLLPWRTVLRNVTYGLELQGVPLRQALPPAREMIALVGLEGFEHYHPSELSGGMQQRVNLARALVMNAEVILLDEPFASLDAQTREFMQAELMRIWQQTRRTAIFITHQINEAIYLADRVVVLSARPGRVKSILPVAVPRPRELRVKRTPAFLELEDHIWSLIEEEVRLNLRSVAHA, from the coding sequence GTGAGCCCGAAGCTCGAGGCCATCGACGTCACCGTCCGCTACGAGAACCCACGCACGGGGGTCACCACCCTGGCGCTGGAGCGGTTCACGGTGGACGTCCAGCCCGGGGAGTTTCTCTGCCTGGTGGGGCCGAGCGGGTGCGGCAAAACGACCTTCCTGTACTGCCTCGACGGGCTGCTGCCGTTGACCGAAGGGCGCATCCTGCTGGATGGCAAGCCGATCGCGGGCCCAGGGCGTGACCGCGCGATGGTCTTCCAGAGCCCGTCGCTGCTTCCCTGGCGCACGGTCCTACGGAATGTCACCTACGGGCTCGAACTGCAGGGCGTGCCGCTACGCCAAGCGCTCCCCCCTGCCCGCGAGATGATCGCTCTCGTCGGCCTCGAAGGGTTCGAACACTACCACCCCTCGGAGCTCTCGGGGGGGATGCAGCAGCGCGTCAACCTGGCGCGTGCGCTCGTCATGAACGCCGAGGTCATCCTCCTCGACGAGCCATTCGCCTCTCTGGACGCGCAGACGCGCGAGTTCATGCAGGCAGAACTCATGCGGATCTGGCAGCAGACCCGCCGCACGGCGATTTTCATTACCCACCAGATCAACGAAGCGATCTACCTGGCCGACCGGGTCGTCGTGCTGTCGGCCCGTCCCGGACGGGTCAAGAGCATCCTCCCGGTCGCGGTCCCGCGCCCGCGGGAGCTGCGCGTAAAGCGCACGCCGGCGTTCCTGGAGCTCGAGGATCACATTTGGAGCCTGATCGAAGAGGAAGTCCGCTTGAACCTTCGGAGCGTGGCGCATGCTTGA
- a CDS encoding ABC transporter permease has translation MLEEKTLPGRGERAAPLLRRRGGGKVSPALRARIIGTTAVTLFMIAWEGVVRLHMINPLFTSSPSRIVSTFLQMTREGVLAKDIRVSGTEFLLGYFGAVVVGILVGVAMGWYRDVSAALQPFVSALYSTPRIALVPLFIIWLGIGIWSKVAVVFLVAVFQVLISTEAGVRAADESLIRTARSFGAKDRQIFTTIVLPGAVPFLIAGLRLGLGQALVGIVVGELYAATAGIGYEIAVAGETFQTDRVFVGIVILASAAIVLMWALRQLELRFESWKPQRQT, from the coding sequence ATGCTTGAGGAGAAAACGCTGCCGGGCCGCGGCGAGAGAGCCGCCCCCCTCCTCCGCCGGCGCGGGGGCGGGAAGGTCTCCCCAGCCTTGCGCGCGCGCATCATCGGCACCACCGCGGTGACGCTCTTCATGATTGCGTGGGAGGGCGTCGTGCGGCTGCATATGATCAACCCGCTGTTTACGAGTTCCCCGAGCCGCATCGTGTCGACGTTCCTGCAAATGACGCGTGAAGGCGTCCTGGCCAAAGACATTCGGGTGAGCGGCACCGAGTTTCTGCTTGGGTATTTCGGGGCGGTCGTCGTGGGGATCTTGGTCGGCGTCGCGATGGGTTGGTACCGGGATGTGTCCGCGGCGCTGCAGCCGTTTGTCTCCGCGCTCTATTCGACCCCGCGCATCGCACTGGTGCCGCTGTTCATTATTTGGCTCGGCATCGGCATTTGGTCGAAGGTCGCGGTCGTGTTTCTCGTGGCTGTGTTCCAGGTCCTCATCAGCACCGAGGCCGGTGTCCGCGCGGCCGACGAATCGCTCATCCGCACCGCGCGCTCCTTTGGCGCGAAGGACCGGCAGATCTTCACCACCATTGTCCTTCCCGGCGCGGTGCCGTTCCTGATCGCGGGCCTGCGCTTGGGCCTCGGGCAGGCGCTGGTTGGCATCGTGGTCGGCGAGCTGTACGCGGCGACCGCGGGGATCGGCTACGAGATCGCGGTGGCGGGGGAGACGTTTCAGACCGACCGAGTCTTCGTGGGCATCGTGATCCTGGCGAGCGCGGCGATCGTCTTGATGTGGGCGCTGCGCCAGTTGGAGCTGCGGTTCGAGTCCTGGAAGCCCCAGCGGCAGACGTAG
- a CDS encoding extracellular solute-binding protein, with the protein MDRVLRSGPRKKLNRRQFLTAAGTGVAAAALGRVAPWDVGVAPAQIKGTALRILTWSHFVPAYDKAFDQYAVQWGKDNGVEVRVDHISIDDLPARIASELAAGAGHDIFQMNGQIQTTLYYQHMVDVSDICEKLGKAGGGWLPMAPNLSVVNGHWYAVPEFYIPIPVMWRGDLWKEYNLPSPSTWDNMRTAARIGKSKGHPTGFAISHCNDANHNWRAVFYAFGVHETDPSGKEVAWDSKALREAMQFSKALWSEGMTSEVFSWDNVSDNRYLDSGVALYIHDALSSLFSVEDSNPTLFNSINAAVPGAEPKGPARSAAVVDVTVLSIWNFSKNQAGAKAFLEQYGGDLKFSMEASKGYNMPYLKKWYAKPMPGIEKHLPKLELMQDWDKVGLVFGYPGPAAAPAAEVLATFVLPDMLARYCHGDSLEGSIKWGLGQIKGIYAKYR; encoded by the coding sequence ATGGACCGCGTTCTCAGATCAGGCCCGCGCAAGAAGCTCAACCGGCGTCAATTCCTCACGGCAGCAGGGACCGGGGTCGCCGCGGCGGCGCTCGGGCGGGTGGCGCCGTGGGACGTCGGAGTGGCCCCCGCGCAGATCAAGGGCACGGCGCTCCGGATCCTGACGTGGAGCCACTTCGTGCCCGCGTACGACAAAGCCTTCGATCAGTATGCCGTCCAGTGGGGAAAGGACAACGGGGTCGAGGTCCGCGTCGACCACATCAGCATCGACGACCTCCCGGCCCGCATCGCCTCCGAGCTCGCCGCGGGCGCGGGGCACGATATCTTCCAGATGAACGGGCAGATCCAGACGACCTTGTACTACCAGCACATGGTGGACGTCTCGGACATCTGCGAGAAGCTCGGCAAGGCCGGCGGCGGCTGGCTCCCGATGGCACCCAACCTCTCCGTGGTGAACGGGCATTGGTACGCGGTCCCAGAGTTCTATATTCCGATCCCGGTGATGTGGCGCGGGGACCTGTGGAAGGAATACAATCTGCCGTCTCCATCCACCTGGGACAACATGCGCACTGCCGCGCGGATCGGGAAGTCTAAAGGCCATCCGACCGGGTTTGCCATCTCCCACTGCAACGACGCCAACCACAACTGGCGGGCGGTGTTCTACGCGTTCGGGGTGCATGAGACCGACCCGTCCGGCAAGGAAGTCGCCTGGGACTCGAAGGCCCTCCGCGAGGCGATGCAGTTCAGCAAGGCCCTGTGGTCGGAGGGCATGACCTCGGAGGTGTTCTCCTGGGACAACGTCTCCGACAACCGGTATCTAGACTCAGGGGTGGCGCTCTACATCCACGACGCGCTCTCGTCCCTCTTCTCCGTCGAGGATAGCAACCCCACGTTGTTCAACTCGATCAACGCCGCCGTCCCCGGCGCAGAGCCAAAGGGGCCCGCGCGGAGCGCCGCGGTCGTCGACGTCACGGTCCTCTCCATCTGGAACTTCTCGAAGAACCAGGCGGGAGCGAAGGCGTTCCTCGAGCAGTATGGCGGCGACCTCAAGTTCTCGATGGAGGCGAGCAAGGGCTATAACATGCCGTATCTGAAGAAGTGGTATGCGAAGCCGATGCCCGGCATCGAGAAGCATCTGCCCAAGCTCGAGCTGATGCAGGACTGGGACAAGGTGGGGCTGGTCTTCGGGTATCCGGGCCCCGCGGCGGCGCCTGCGGCCGAAGTCCTCGCGACGTTCGTGCTTCCCGACATGCTGGCGAGATATTGTCACGGGGACAGCCTGGAGGGCTCGATCAAGTGGGGGTTGGGCCAGATCAAGGGCATCTACGCCAAGTACAGGTAG
- a CDS encoding pyridoxamine 5'-phosphate oxidase family protein: protein MAKATLPDRLAGLLRAGSPVVLLTVGADGWGHAAMTWAVAVAPDRVRFGVDHGSRTLANLERDGKAALQVIGRENILALIKGPAQMRRARIAAAPFPIALWEMAVTEVKDQSWAPVVVSPLAYEWTGPQADALRQIEQAVLAELRDWPDSMEE, encoded by the coding sequence GTGGCGAAGGCGACCCTGCCCGACCGGCTCGCCGGCCTGCTCCGCGCGGGCTCTCCGGTGGTGCTCTTGACCGTCGGCGCGGACGGGTGGGGCCACGCCGCGATGACGTGGGCCGTGGCGGTCGCTCCCGATCGCGTGCGGTTCGGGGTCGACCACGGGAGCAGGACGCTGGCCAACCTCGAACGCGACGGCAAGGCGGCGCTGCAGGTGATCGGCCGGGAGAACATTCTGGCGCTGATCAAGGGCCCGGCGCAGATGCGGCGCGCGCGGATCGCCGCGGCCCCCTTTCCGATCGCGCTGTGGGAGATGGCGGTCACCGAGGTCAAAGACCAGTCATGGGCGCCTGTGGTGGTCTCCCCGCTGGCCTACGAGTGGACCGGCCCGCAGGCCGATGCGCTCCGACAAATCGAGCAGGCGGTCCTGGCCGAACTGCGCGACTGGCCCGACTCTATGGAGGAGTGA